A single genomic interval of Spirosoma linguale DSM 74 harbors:
- a CDS encoding proton-translocating NADH-quinone oxidoreductase, chain L (KEGG: aeh:Mlg_1959 proton-translocating NADH- quinone oxidoreductase, chain L~TIGRFAM: proton-translocating NADH-quinone oxidoreductase, chain L~PFAM: NADH/Ubiquinone/plastoquinone (complex I); NADH-Ubiquinone oxidoreductase (complex I) chain 5/L domain protein), which produces MPANPFQLPHLLMASILLLPFAGFLVLTMASRRVAQLIAVLLTGAGLLLSVLLAVNLPEQGITLQTNWAILSGASFPVTFRVDALAALMLLLVHFVALLVQVYSISYLHDEPKLRRYSSYLQLFVGAMLGIVLAGNLLVMYGFWELVGLASYLLIGFYAERPAASQAAKKAFLMNRVGDIGFLIGIFLTYYYFDTLDFTALADKGADGIAPTALGLCLFMGCVGKSAQFPLLTWLPDAMEGPTPVSALLHAATMVAAGIFLLARVHPLLSPDALVVITIIGTITTLWGGYSAVFQTDIKKVLAFSTVSQLGLMVVGMGTGNVAGAMFHLLTHAFFKAGLFLSAGAIIHAVHSQDMRQMGGLHKVLPTTFIAYTICAAALSGLPFLSGFLSKEAILGGAFGWAEAQASGLALSIPVLVLFSSGLTAFYMARQWRLVFFSAYRSEITPLSAAHEPGWLMRGPVVILAALSLWLWFSVNPLSGSGSWFFRLLPLADEPHVWWLAPVSVALVLLGGWAGFRLPEPNADRPYVQLSVNYGFLDLFYDRLAIRPTVRLAAFLNRTDQRAIDGVVNGAGIVTVVLAHLTSLLDRMGVDGLVNGAAWLAGRLGQVARSVQNGRVQSYITAAVMGLLVILWWLL; this is translated from the coding sequence ATGCCCGCCAACCCTTTCCAACTGCCTCACCTCTTAATGGCTAGCATACTTCTGTTACCCTTTGCCGGGTTTCTGGTATTGACAATGGCCAGTCGCCGGGTGGCGCAACTTATTGCAGTTTTATTGACAGGGGCGGGCTTGCTGTTGTCTGTTTTGCTGGCCGTAAACCTGCCGGAACAAGGTATTACTCTACAAACGAATTGGGCGATTTTATCCGGGGCTTCCTTCCCGGTTACGTTTCGGGTCGATGCGCTGGCCGCGTTGATGCTTCTGCTGGTCCATTTTGTTGCATTGCTGGTACAAGTTTACTCCATTTCTTACCTGCACGACGAGCCGAAGCTGCGTCGCTATTCCTCTTATCTACAGCTATTTGTGGGGGCGATGCTGGGGATCGTTCTGGCCGGAAACCTGCTGGTCATGTACGGTTTCTGGGAGCTGGTAGGTCTGGCATCGTACCTGCTGATCGGCTTTTACGCCGAGCGCCCTGCGGCTTCCCAGGCTGCCAAGAAAGCGTTTCTGATGAACCGTGTGGGCGACATTGGCTTTTTGATCGGTATTTTTCTGACCTATTATTACTTCGATACGCTCGATTTCACGGCATTGGCCGATAAAGGAGCCGACGGTATTGCGCCCACCGCCCTTGGCCTTTGTTTATTTATGGGCTGCGTTGGTAAATCGGCGCAGTTTCCGTTATTGACTTGGCTACCCGATGCTATGGAAGGCCCTACTCCGGTGTCGGCGCTGCTTCACGCGGCCACGATGGTCGCTGCGGGGATATTTTTGTTAGCACGCGTTCACCCGCTCCTGTCGCCCGACGCGCTGGTCGTTATTACCATTATCGGAACTATAACTACGCTTTGGGGCGGTTATTCGGCTGTTTTTCAAACTGATATCAAGAAAGTACTTGCCTTTTCAACGGTGTCGCAACTGGGGCTTATGGTGGTGGGTATGGGAACGGGAAATGTTGCCGGGGCTATGTTTCATCTGCTGACCCACGCCTTTTTTAAAGCGGGTTTGTTTCTCAGTGCCGGGGCTATCATTCACGCTGTACACAGCCAGGATATGCGGCAGATGGGTGGCTTGCATAAGGTATTACCCACCACATTCATTGCCTATACCATTTGTGCCGCAGCCTTATCCGGGTTACCGTTTTTGTCGGGCTTTCTTTCGAAAGAGGCCATTCTGGGCGGGGCGTTTGGCTGGGCCGAAGCGCAGGCTTCCGGTCTGGCCCTAAGTATACCCGTACTGGTACTGTTCTCCTCTGGTCTGACGGCTTTTTATATGGCCCGGCAATGGCGGCTGGTGTTCTTTAGCGCGTACCGAAGCGAAATAACGCCGTTATCGGCGGCCCACGAACCCGGTTGGCTGATGCGTGGACCGGTTGTTATTCTGGCGGCTTTGTCCCTCTGGCTCTGGTTCTCGGTAAATCCATTGTCCGGTTCTGGTAGCTGGTTTTTCCGTCTACTGCCGCTGGCCGATGAACCTCATGTCTGGTGGCTGGCTCCCGTTTCTGTTGCCCTCGTTTTACTGGGGGGCTGGGCTGGCTTTCGATTACCGGAACCCAATGCAGACCGCCCTTACGTACAGCTTTCGGTTAACTATGGTTTTCTGGATCTCTTTTACGACCGGCTCGCTATCCGGCCAACGGTTAGGCTGGCAGCATTCCTTAACCGTACCGACCAGCGTGCCATAGATGGGGTTGTTAACGGGGCCGGTATCGTTACCGTTGTACTGGCGCATCTGACAAGTTTGCTGGATCGAATGGGCGTAGATGGCCTGGTAAATGGTGCCGCCTGGCTTGCTGGCCGATTGGGGCAGGTGGCCAGGTCGGTGCAGAATGGCCGGGTGCAGTCGTACATTACGGCGGCTGTAATGGGATTACTGGTAATACTTTGGTGGTTGCTTTAA
- a CDS encoding 2OG-Fe(II) oxygenase (PFAM: 2OG-Fe(II) oxygenase~SMART: Prolyl 4-hydroxylase alpha subunit~KEGG: ftw:FTW_0462 2OG-Fe(II) oxygenase family oxidoreductase), translated as MNDLFEPIIDGILNEGYGLTDNFLTADEVTALASRLRQRREAGQFKAAGIGNQQVKVEQAIRGDEILWLDEGNATAEETAFLQRIGSFVDYVNQTCYLGLRDYEFHYALYPPGTFYKRHLDQFRSDSRRKLSVICYLNSDWKEADGGQLALYLPDAENNTERQVTISPIGGRLVCFESARLEHEVLPATRERLSVTGWLKTNY; from the coding sequence GTGAACGATCTATTTGAACCCATTATAGACGGGATCTTGAACGAAGGCTATGGCCTGACCGACAACTTTCTGACCGCCGATGAAGTAACTGCGCTGGCCTCCCGACTGCGTCAACGGCGCGAAGCAGGGCAATTTAAGGCGGCTGGTATCGGCAATCAGCAGGTAAAAGTCGAACAGGCCATTCGGGGTGACGAAATCCTATGGCTGGATGAGGGCAACGCTACAGCCGAAGAAACCGCTTTTCTGCAACGCATCGGTTCGTTTGTGGATTATGTCAATCAAACCTGCTACCTCGGGCTGAGGGATTACGAATTTCACTATGCGCTCTACCCGCCCGGTACGTTTTACAAACGTCATCTGGACCAGTTTCGCAGCGACTCTCGCCGGAAACTGTCCGTCATTTGCTACCTCAATTCCGATTGGAAGGAGGCCGATGGCGGGCAACTGGCGCTTTATCTGCCTGATGCTGAAAACAACACCGAACGTCAGGTTACGATCTCGCCGATTGGGGGGCGATTGGTGTGTTTTGAGAGCGCACGGCTCGAACACGAGGTGCTGCCCGCCACCCGCGAACGCCTGAGTGTGACGGGCTGGTTAAAAACGAATTACTAG
- a CDS encoding NADH-ubiquinone oxidoreductase chain 4L (PFAM: NADH-ubiquinone oxidoreductase chain 4L~KEGG: afw:Anae109_1282 NADH-ubiquinone oxidoreductase chain 4L) gives MQPVDSHLFLLVGAGLFSIGLAVVLLKRHAIVVLMGIELMLNAVNINLVAFSQYDPDRLQGQMLSLFVMVVAAAESAVALAIVMQVYRHFRTAQLDELNELKQ, from the coding sequence ATGCAACCCGTTGATAGCCATTTGTTTTTACTAGTGGGCGCTGGACTTTTCAGCATTGGGCTGGCCGTAGTGTTGCTCAAACGCCATGCGATTGTGGTATTAATGGGTATTGAACTAATGCTCAATGCCGTTAATATCAATCTCGTTGCGTTCAGCCAGTATGACCCCGACCGTTTGCAGGGGCAAATGCTGAGTTTATTCGTGATGGTCGTAGCGGCCGCCGAATCGGCCGTAGCGCTGGCCATTGTGATGCAGGTTTATCGCCATTTCCGCACGGCACAGCTGGATGAACTGAACGAACTGAAGCAGTGA
- a CDS encoding NADH-ubiquinone/plastoquinone oxidoreductase chain 6 (PFAM: NADH-ubiquinone/plastoquinone oxidoreductase chain 6~KEGG: ade:Adeh_2577 NADH-ubiquinone/plastoquinone oxidoreductase, chain 6), translating to MVQLAFYFFAALTLGGALAVLLTRNVLYAAFFLLLTLFGVAGLFVLAGADFLAVAQIMIYVGGVLVLVIFGVMLTHKPEPPTDLNSQQPNRIVSANRFAKGAGWIIPVLVAGALFVALQTLLARSNFALLDQPAGWQNTTTVIGKQLMTEYVVPFEIAGILLLAALVGATYLAASHTKSSRHATR from the coding sequence GTGGTTCAACTTGCCTTTTATTTTTTCGCTGCGTTAACATTGGGTGGTGCTCTGGCTGTTTTGCTGACACGTAACGTGCTTTACGCGGCTTTCTTTCTATTGCTTACCCTCTTCGGCGTGGCTGGGTTGTTTGTGCTGGCTGGTGCCGATTTTCTGGCCGTTGCGCAGATTATGATTTACGTTGGGGGCGTACTGGTGCTGGTTATTTTCGGGGTGATGCTCACGCACAAACCGGAACCGCCAACCGATCTGAACAGCCAGCAACCTAACCGCATTGTGTCTGCTAACCGTTTCGCGAAAGGGGCGGGGTGGATTATTCCCGTGCTGGTTGCGGGGGCCTTGTTTGTCGCGTTACAAACGTTGCTGGCTCGGTCCAACTTTGCCCTGCTCGATCAGCCCGCTGGCTGGCAGAATACGACAACCGTTATTGGAAAACAGCTCATGACGGAGTACGTTGTTCCCTTCGAGATTGCCGGAATCTTATTGCTGGCGGCTCTCGTTGGCGCTACGTATCTGGCCGCTTCACACACTAAATCGTCCCGACATGCAACCCGTTGA
- a CDS encoding 4Fe-4S ferredoxin iron-sulfur binding domain protein (PFAM: 4Fe-4S ferredoxin iron-sulfur binding domain protein~KEGG: PT repeat family protein) translates to MSYFKDIQSGIRTTLKGLSLTLRHLRNATKRRTAEGIASDSYFDLQNGLVTLQYPYEQLPIPDNGRYRLRNEIEDCIVCDKCAKVCPVDCITIDAIKATEEVGRASDGSPIRLYAAKFDIDMAKCCYCGLCTVVCPTECLTMDKKFDYSEFELGKLTYNFSNLTPEEADEKRSLYEQFLREKEEAKAAQIAAKAAAAPAQEPGVSAPAPKRPVFKPTAKPAASPAEPAKPANSEGSSIEHPLTDATPDEMQQIAQGGLEAAKHPIFRPTKKPAVNVTDVPADDTLASKPAPSDTPEPPKPAAKPAGFRPTMKPPVAKPVEPQAEVHPDATESAEAPKPKPAFRPTMKPPVAKAAETQSEGQPEATAPAEAPKPKPAFRPTMKPPTAAKAESDAPQASSAEPEVPKAKPAAFKPTMKPPKPVETEPAAPVEAPKSKPAFRPTMKPAAVPQPPVEESLTPTPAPDIKAEEPTTPADEPVKPKPAAFRPTMKPKPKADDDISDKPTQSDQ, encoded by the coding sequence ATGTCATACTTCAAGGACATACAATCGGGTATCCGGACAACGCTGAAGGGGTTGAGCCTGACGTTAAGGCATCTTCGCAACGCAACCAAACGCCGAACGGCCGAGGGTATAGCCAGCGACTCGTACTTCGATTTGCAAAACGGTCTGGTTACGCTTCAGTATCCATACGAACAGCTGCCCATTCCGGATAATGGCCGCTACCGGCTTCGGAATGAGATTGAGGATTGCATCGTCTGCGATAAATGCGCCAAAGTCTGCCCCGTTGATTGCATTACCATTGATGCCATCAAAGCCACGGAAGAGGTTGGCCGGGCATCTGATGGATCGCCGATACGCCTGTATGCGGCAAAATTTGACATCGACATGGCCAAGTGCTGCTATTGCGGCCTGTGCACGGTGGTATGCCCCACCGAATGCCTGACCATGGACAAGAAATTCGATTACAGTGAATTTGAACTCGGTAAACTGACGTATAATTTCTCGAATCTGACTCCTGAAGAGGCCGATGAAAAACGGTCATTGTACGAGCAGTTTCTTCGGGAGAAGGAAGAAGCTAAAGCCGCTCAGATAGCTGCCAAAGCCGCAGCCGCTCCGGCTCAGGAGCCGGGTGTGAGTGCTCCCGCCCCCAAACGTCCGGTGTTCAAGCCAACCGCTAAGCCAGCTGCTTCGCCCGCAGAACCGGCCAAACCGGCTAATTCGGAAGGGTCATCCATTGAACACCCGCTTACGGACGCCACGCCCGATGAGATGCAGCAAATTGCGCAGGGGGGGCTGGAAGCCGCCAAACATCCCATATTCCGGCCAACGAAAAAGCCTGCCGTAAACGTAACCGACGTACCCGCCGACGACACGCTTGCCTCAAAGCCCGCACCTTCCGATACACCCGAGCCGCCGAAGCCCGCAGCTAAACCGGCCGGTTTCCGACCGACGATGAAGCCGCCCGTTGCCAAACCAGTCGAACCACAGGCGGAGGTTCATCCAGACGCTACAGAGTCAGCAGAAGCACCAAAGCCAAAACCGGCTTTCCGGCCAACCATGAAGCCACCCGTTGCTAAAGCTGCTGAGACGCAATCCGAAGGTCAGCCGGAGGCTACGGCACCGGCAGAAGCGCCGAAACCAAAGCCTGCCTTCCGGCCAACCATGAAGCCGCCAACGGCCGCTAAAGCGGAATCGGATGCACCACAGGCCAGTTCGGCTGAGCCCGAAGTTCCCAAAGCAAAACCGGCGGCTTTTAAACCAACGATGAAGCCGCCCAAACCGGTAGAAACGGAGCCAGCGGCACCAGTAGAAGCGCCGAAATCGAAACCAGCTTTTCGGCCAACTATGAAGCCTGCGGCTGTACCACAGCCGCCAGTTGAGGAAAGTTTGACTCCTACACCGGCCCCTGACATAAAGGCGGAGGAACCGACAACACCGGCCGACGAACCCGTTAAGCCAAAGCCAGCCGCCTTTCGGCCAACGATGAAACCTAAGCCGAAAGCTGACGACGATATTTCCGATAAGCCTACTCAATCAGACCAATAA
- a CDS encoding Transketolase domain protein (PFAM: Transketolase domain protein; dehydrogenase E1 component; Transketolase central region~KEGG: hypothetical protein), with the protein MIANEQLRSTDIISREKILSDYLLACESRQVSLLGRRDVMGGRAKFGIFGDGKELAQLAAASAFNRGDFRSGYYRDQTFVAALGELRWTEFFAQLYAHTDLEAEPNTAGRSMNGHFATRWLDEQGLWRNQTELYNSVCDIAPTAGQVPRSLGLAYASKLFRNNPELSDLTTFSHNGNEIVFSTIGDASTSQGMFWEAMNAAGVLQVPLLMSVWDDGYGISVPVEYQTVKGSISKALAGFQRDSHDKGIEIFTVKGWDYPALLETYQQAAHICRTEHVPVLVHIQELTQPQGHSTSGSHERYKSKQRLAWEAEHDCNVLFRRWILENGYATSEELEAIEAEAKQTAKKARIAAWDAYQASLKGDFTEALDLLQQTARHHPKAAELMAIREELRKTFSPVRRDAVSAIRKALRLLRTDTGAGRQRLKAWLDRTNTENADRFSSHLYSQSPDSPMLVQAVPAQYDEEGTVLDGYQLLQHYFDSLFSRDPRVVALGEDVGHIGDVNQGFAGLQEKFGEIRITDTGIRETTIIGQGIGMAMRGLRPIVEIQYFDYVYYTLATLTDDLATLHYRTKGGQKAPLIVRTRGHRLEGIWHSGSPMGTMLSSLRGLHVLVPRNMTQAVGFYNTLMKGDDPALLIESLNGYRLKEQLPTNLNEFCVPLGVPEVLQTGSDVTVVTYGSMCRIVLEAAGQLAAMGISVEVIDVQTLLPFDVNHQIVESIRKTNRVLFADEDVPGGASAYMMQQVVESQNAYRYLDSAPMTLSAKAHRPPYGSDGDYFSKPNVDDVIETVYAIMSEADTGRFPKI; encoded by the coding sequence GTGATAGCAAACGAACAACTCCGCTCGACTGATATTATAAGTCGTGAAAAAATCCTGTCAGACTACCTATTGGCTTGCGAAAGCCGACAGGTGAGCCTGTTGGGTCGGCGCGATGTGATGGGAGGAAGGGCTAAGTTCGGCATATTTGGCGATGGTAAAGAGCTGGCGCAGCTAGCCGCGGCCAGCGCATTTAATCGGGGAGATTTCCGTTCCGGCTATTACCGGGATCAAACGTTCGTAGCCGCTTTGGGTGAACTTCGCTGGACGGAATTTTTTGCACAACTCTATGCCCATACCGACCTGGAAGCCGAGCCGAATACCGCCGGACGGTCGATGAATGGGCACTTCGCCACCCGATGGCTCGATGAGCAGGGGCTGTGGCGGAATCAAACCGAACTCTATAATTCTGTCTGTGATATAGCGCCCACTGCCGGGCAGGTGCCCCGTTCGCTTGGGCTGGCGTATGCCTCCAAACTTTTTCGAAATAACCCCGAACTGAGCGACCTGACTACTTTTTCGCACAATGGTAACGAGATCGTTTTCTCCACCATTGGCGATGCCTCAACGTCGCAGGGTATGTTTTGGGAAGCCATGAATGCCGCCGGTGTGTTGCAGGTGCCGCTCCTGATGTCGGTATGGGACGATGGTTACGGCATATCCGTGCCGGTTGAATACCAGACCGTCAAAGGCAGTATCTCCAAAGCCCTGGCCGGTTTCCAGCGTGATAGCCATGACAAAGGCATTGAAATATTTACCGTAAAAGGGTGGGATTACCCGGCATTGCTGGAAACTTACCAGCAGGCCGCCCATATTTGCCGGACAGAGCATGTTCCTGTGTTGGTTCACATACAGGAACTTACCCAGCCACAGGGCCACTCGACGTCAGGCTCGCACGAACGCTACAAATCCAAGCAACGCCTTGCCTGGGAAGCTGAACACGATTGTAATGTGCTGTTTCGGCGATGGATTCTGGAAAATGGCTACGCCACCAGCGAAGAGCTTGAAGCTATCGAAGCGGAAGCCAAACAAACGGCGAAGAAAGCACGGATTGCCGCCTGGGATGCCTATCAGGCATCGCTGAAAGGTGACTTTACAGAAGCCCTCGATCTGCTACAGCAAACCGCCCGCCACCACCCGAAAGCTGCTGAATTGATGGCGATTCGGGAAGAACTCCGGAAAACGTTCTCGCCCGTACGTCGGGATGCGGTGTCGGCTATTCGGAAAGCACTCCGGCTGTTACGGACCGATACCGGTGCTGGACGGCAACGCCTGAAGGCCTGGCTCGACCGGACAAATACCGAAAACGCCGACCGGTTTAGCTCGCATTTATACAGCCAGTCGCCCGATTCGCCGATGCTGGTACAGGCGGTTCCCGCTCAGTACGACGAGGAGGGCACTGTGCTTGACGGCTATCAATTACTACAACACTATTTCGACAGCCTGTTTAGCCGCGACCCGAGGGTAGTAGCACTGGGTGAAGATGTTGGCCACATTGGCGACGTAAACCAGGGCTTTGCAGGCTTGCAGGAAAAGTTTGGCGAGATACGCATTACGGATACGGGCATTCGCGAAACCACCATCATTGGGCAGGGAATCGGGATGGCCATGCGCGGACTTCGCCCAATTGTTGAAATTCAGTACTTCGACTACGTTTACTACACGCTGGCCACCCTGACGGACGATCTGGCTACGCTGCATTACCGGACCAAAGGCGGGCAGAAAGCACCGCTTATTGTTCGCACGCGCGGACACCGGCTGGAAGGCATCTGGCATTCGGGCTCGCCTATGGGTACGATGCTGAGCAGCCTGCGCGGTCTTCATGTGCTGGTTCCCCGCAACATGACACAGGCTGTAGGCTTCTACAACACCCTTATGAAAGGGGATGACCCTGCGCTGCTGATCGAATCCCTGAATGGCTATCGATTGAAAGAGCAGTTACCCACTAACCTGAATGAGTTCTGCGTGCCGCTGGGCGTACCGGAAGTGTTGCAGACCGGCTCCGATGTGACGGTGGTAACCTATGGCTCCATGTGTCGGATTGTGCTGGAAGCCGCCGGTCAACTGGCTGCTATGGGCATTAGTGTGGAGGTGATTGATGTACAAACCTTATTGCCGTTCGACGTCAACCACCAGATCGTCGAGTCGATCCGGAAAACCAATCGGGTCCTGTTTGCCGATGAAGACGTACCGGGTGGCGCATCGGCCTATATGATGCAGCAGGTTGTCGAAAGTCAAAATGCCTACCGCTACCTGGATTCGGCCCCGATGACCTTATCGGCCAAAGCTCATAGGCCTCCTTATGGCTCCGACGGAGATTATTTTTCCAAGCCAAATGTTGATGATGTAATCGAAACCGTTTACGCCATCATGAGCGAGGCCGATACCGGGCGGTTTCCAAAAATATAG
- a CDS encoding protein of unknown function DUF1573 (PFAM: protein of unknown function DUF1573~KEGG: gme:Gmet_1031 hypothetical protein), which translates to MKKIFSLFVALFVFVAVGYAQKGVLKFTKETHDFGKVEQGKPVTHVFEFKNTGTDPVVINDAQASCGCTKPSFSREPIMPGKTGSISATYNAAAAGPFNKSVTVTSNAESGQSVLYLKGEVVSAAAVETAATPAPAPAAKDKKKSTKTSR; encoded by the coding sequence ATGAAAAAGATTTTTTCACTTTTCGTAGCTTTGTTTGTGTTTGTCGCAGTTGGCTACGCCCAGAAAGGAGTCCTGAAATTTACGAAGGAAACGCATGATTTCGGTAAAGTGGAGCAAGGCAAGCCTGTTACGCACGTGTTCGAATTCAAGAATACAGGCACCGATCCAGTCGTTATCAACGATGCTCAGGCTTCCTGCGGTTGCACGAAACCAAGTTTCTCACGTGAGCCAATCATGCCGGGCAAGACGGGATCTATCTCAGCAACGTATAACGCTGCCGCTGCGGGCCCATTCAACAAATCGGTAACCGTAACCAGCAACGCCGAATCCGGCCAGTCGGTTCTGTATCTGAAAGGTGAAGTGGTATCGGCAGCAGCCGTTGAAACAGCAGCTACTCCTGCTCCGGCCCCTGCCGCTAAAGACAAGAAGAAAAGTACAAAAACTTCACGCTAA